DNA sequence from the Blastomonas fulva genome:
GATCGAAATCGGCGGGCTCCATCTTGGCAAAGCTCTTGTCGCGCAGGATGCCGGCGTTGTTGATCAGCACGTGCACGCCGCCCCAGGCTTCCTTGGCCTTGGCGACCATCTCGACCATCTGTTCGTATTCGGTGACGTTACCGCCATTGGCCATGGCTTCGCCGCCGGCAGCCTTGATTTCTTCAACCACCTTCGCGGCTGCATCCGAGGTGCCGGTGCCGTCGCGGGCTCCGCCCAGATCGTTGACGACAACCTTGGCGCCGCGGGCGGCAAGATCGAGCGCATAGGCGCGGCCCAGGCCGCCGCCTGCGCCGGTGACAATGGCAACGCGGTCCTTGAAACTGATGGTCATGGCATGCATCCTTTCGGGCAGGGTTTTACACTGGGCGCGGCAAATCCGCGCGGAATGGCGCGGGTTTTAGCCATGTTGCGCCGCTTGGCAAGCGCCAAGCTGGCTCCAGGCAGACAGGGGCACCGATTGACGTTCGCGTAAAGCCGCGCTGACGTTACGGCGATCAGGCCAGTTCGCTGTCCAGCGCATAGCCCGCCGAACGCACCGTGCGGATGATATCGGGCTGGCCATGCGCGTTCAAAGCCTTGCGCAGCCGCCGGATGTGGACGTCGACGGTGCGAATCTCGATATCGCTGTCATGTCCCCAGACGCTGTCGAGCAGCCGCTCGCGCGAGAACACCCAGCCGGGATGCTCGAGGAAGTGGCGCAGCAGGCGGAACTCGGTGGGGCCGAGCGGGATCGTCTGCCCGGCGCGCTTCACCTTGTAGCCCACGGTGTCCATCTCGATGTCGGCAAAGCTCAGCGCCTCGCCTGCCAGAGCCGGGCGCACCCGGCGCAGCACCGCGTTGACGCGCGCGATCAGCTCGCGCGGAGAGAAGGGCTTGGTGACATAATCGTCGGCGCCGATATCCAGCCCGCGCACCCGGTCTTCCTCTTCTCCACGCGCCGACATCATGATGATCGGGATGTTCGAGGTATCGTTGTCGCGGCGCAGGCGGCGGCAGACCTCGATGCCCGACAGGTTCTCGATCATCCAGTCGAGCAGAACGATATCGGGCCGCTCCTCGCGCGCGATCAGCATCGCCTCTTCGCCATCGGCGGTCTGGCTGACGCGAAAGCCCTGTTTGTCGAAGTGCCAGGAGACAAGCTCTGCCAGTGCCATGTCGTCTTCAACCAGCAGCAGATGGGGTGTTGTCATCGTCTTCGTGCTTTCTTGTGCCAAAAGTCCCGATCAGGGTTATCCTGATCAGTCGGTGTCTGGCGCCAGCGCGTCATCGCCGCGCTCGCGTTCGTTCATCGACTGGCCGGTGACCGCGAAATAGACCATTTCCGAAACGTTGGTGGCGTGGTCGCCGATCCGCTCGAGATTCTTGGCGATGAACAAAAGGTGCGTGCCAGCGCCGACATGCTCGGGGTTCTCGATCATGTGCGCGATCAGCGCGCGGAAGATGCTGTTGTAGAAATCGTCCACCGTCTTGTCCTGTGCGCACACGGCGACGGCAAGGTCCGCATCGCGGCGGGCAAAGGCGGTGAAGGCATCGTCGACCAGCTGGCGGGTGGCATCGGCCATCGCGGGCAGCAACCGTGCCGCCTCGATCTGCTGGCTGGCATCGATCAGAGCGACGCGCTTGGCGATGTTCTTGGCGTAATCGCCGATCCTCTCGACCACGCCCGAAATCTTGAGCGCTGCGACCAGTTCGCGAAGATCGTCGGCCATCGGCGCGCGCAGCGCGATGGTCTGGATCACCATGCGGTCGATCTGCTCTTCCAGCGCGTCGATGCGCTTGTCGCCCTCGACCACCTGGCGCGCGAGATCGAGATCGGCATTGGCCAGCGCCGTCATCGCGCCCTCGACCGCCTTTTCAGCGCGTCCGCCGATCTCCGCGATCAGCCCGCGCAGGGTGATCAGGTCGCCATCAAAGGCCTTCAGGGTGTGTTCGTTCAGGCTGTGGTTCATCAAATCTTCCAAATCATGTCGGTGACGGCCCCGTCCGGTGCAGGATAACCCGGAATGCTGGGCGCTGTCGCTGAACTATGTGCGCAATCAGCCATATCGGCCGGTAATATAGTCACGGGTCCGTTCTTCGCGCGGGTTGGTGAAGATATCGGAGGTATCGCCATATTCCACCATTGTTCCCAGATGGAAGAAAGCGGTCTTCTGCGAAACGCGCGCGGCCTGCTGCATGTTGTGCGTCACGATGACGATGGCATAGCGGCCGCGCAGTTCGTGGATCAGTTCCTCGATCTTGGCGGTGGCGATCGGGTCGAGCGCCGAGCAGGGCTCGTCCATCAGGATCACCTCAGGATCGACCGCGATCGCGCGCGCGATGCACAACCGCTGCTGCTGGCCGCCCGAAAGCGCGGTACCGCTTTCGCTCAGCCGGTCCTTGACCTCGTTCCACAGGCCTGCGCGCACCAGCGAGTTTTCGACGATCTGGTCGAGTTCGGCCTTGTTGGGGGCAAGCCCGTGGATGCGCGGGCCATAAGCGACATTGTCGTAAATCGACTTGGGGAAGGGGTTGGGTTTCTGGAACACCATGCCGACGCGCGCGCGCAGCTGCACCACGTCCATCTTGCTCGAATAGATGTCCTCGCCGTCCAGCGTGATGTCGCCTTCCACCCGCGCGCTGGGGATGGTGTCGTTCATGCGGTTGAGCGTGCGCAGGAAGGTCGACTTGCCGCAGCCCGACGGGCCGATGAACGCGACGACATTGTCCATGTCGATGTCGATCGACACGCCCTTGATCGCCTGCTTGTCGCCGTAAAACACCTTTACGTCGCGTGCGGACATCTTGGGAGCAGCAGCGGATTCGGTCATGGATTTCGTTACCATCGCGTTTCAAACCGGTTGCGCAGATAAACCGCGACCGCGTTCATGGTGAGAAGGAAGACAAGCAGGACGATGATCGCGGCGGATGTCTTTTCGACAAAGCCGCGGTTGACCTCGTCCGACCACAGGAAGATCTGCACCGGCAGCACCGTGGCCGGGTCGGTCAGGCCATCGGGGGGTGTCGTGGTGAAGGCGCGCATGCCGATCATCAGCAACGGCGCGGTTTCGCCCAGCGCGCGCGCCATGCCGATGATGGTGCCGGTCATGATTCCCGGAATCGCCAGCGGCAGCACATGGTGGAACACGACCTGGATCGGGCTTGCGCCGACACCCATCGCCGCCTCGCGGATCGATGGCGGCACCGCCTTGATCGCGTTGCGCGCAGCGATCACGATCACCGGCATGGTCATCAGCGCAAGCGTCAGACCGCCGACGATCGCGGCAGAGCGCGGCATCGCGAAGAACTGCAGAAAAACCGCAAGCCCGAGCAAGCCAAAGATGATCGAGGGAACCGCGGCCAGGTTGTTGATCGACACCTCTATCAGGTCGGTCAGCCGGTTCTTGGTCGCATATTCCTCCAGATACACCGCCGCGAGCACGCCGACGGGGAAGGCAAGCAACAGCGTGA
Encoded proteins:
- the phoB gene encoding phosphate regulon transcriptional regulator PhoB, whose amino-acid sequence is MTTPHLLLVEDDMALAELVSWHFDKQGFRVSQTADGEEAMLIAREERPDIVLLDWMIENLSGIEVCRRLRRDNDTSNIPIIMMSARGEEEDRVRGLDIGADDYVTKPFSPRELIARVNAVLRRVRPALAGEALSFADIEMDTVGYKVKRAGQTIPLGPTEFRLLRHFLEHPGWVFSRERLLDSVWGHDSDIEIRTVDVHIRRLRKALNAHGQPDIIRTVRSAGYALDSELA
- the phoU gene encoding phosphate signaling complex protein PhoU, yielding MNHSLNEHTLKAFDGDLITLRGLIAEIGGRAEKAVEGAMTALANADLDLARQVVEGDKRIDALEEQIDRMVIQTIALRAPMADDLRELVAALKISGVVERIGDYAKNIAKRVALIDASQQIEAARLLPAMADATRQLVDDAFTAFARRDADLAVAVCAQDKTVDDFYNSIFRALIAHMIENPEHVGAGTHLLFIAKNLERIGDHATNVSEMVYFAVTGQSMNERERGDDALAPDTD
- the pstB gene encoding phosphate ABC transporter ATP-binding protein PstB, with product MTESAAAPKMSARDVKVFYGDKQAIKGVSIDIDMDNVVAFIGPSGCGKSTFLRTLNRMNDTIPSARVEGDITLDGEDIYSSKMDVVQLRARVGMVFQKPNPFPKSIYDNVAYGPRIHGLAPNKAELDQIVENSLVRAGLWNEVKDRLSESGTALSGGQQQRLCIARAIAVDPEVILMDEPCSALDPIATAKIEELIHELRGRYAIVIVTHNMQQAARVSQKTAFFHLGTMVEYGDTSDIFTNPREERTRDYITGRYG